One window of the Klebsiella oxytoca genome contains the following:
- the glpK gene encoding glycerol kinase GlpK produces the protein MTDKKYIVALDQGTTSSRAVVMDHDANIISVSQREFEQIYPRPGWVEHDPMEIWASQSSTLVEVLAKADISSDEIAAIGITNQRETAIVWERETGKPIYNAIVWQCRRTAEICEQLKRDGMEEYIRKATGLVVDPYFSGTKVKWILDHVEGARERAKRGELLFGTVDTWLIWKMTQGRVHVTDYTNASRTMLFNIHELDWDDKMLDALDIPRAMLPEVRKSSEVYGQTNIGGKGGTRIPIAGIAGDQQAALFGQLCVKEGMAKNTYGTGCFMLMNTGEKAVASTHGLLTTIACGPRGEVNYALEGAVFMAGASIQWLRDEMKLISDAFDSEYFATKVKDTNGVYVVPAFTGLGAPYWDPYARGAIFGLTRGVNSNHIIRATLESIAYQTRDVLEAMQADSGIRLHALRVDGGAVANNFLMQFQSDILGTRVERPEVREVTALGAAYLAGLAVGFWQNLDELQEKAVIEREFRPGIETTERNYRYSGWKKAVKRALAWEEHDEA, from the coding sequence ATGACCGACAAAAAATATATCGTAGCGCTCGACCAGGGCACCACCAGTTCCCGCGCCGTTGTAATGGATCACGATGCCAATATCATCAGCGTCTCTCAGCGAGAATTCGAACAAATTTATCCGCGTCCGGGCTGGGTTGAGCATGACCCGATGGAGATCTGGGCATCGCAAAGCTCCACGCTGGTCGAAGTGCTGGCGAAAGCCGATATCAGCTCCGATGAAATCGCGGCAATCGGCATCACCAACCAACGTGAAACCGCCATCGTGTGGGAGCGGGAAACCGGTAAGCCGATTTACAACGCCATCGTCTGGCAGTGCCGCCGTACCGCCGAGATCTGCGAGCAGCTCAAGCGCGACGGCATGGAAGAGTACATTCGTAAGGCCACCGGCCTCGTCGTTGACCCGTACTTCTCCGGTACGAAAGTGAAGTGGATCCTTGACCACGTTGAAGGCGCGCGTGAACGCGCTAAACGCGGCGAGCTGCTGTTCGGCACCGTTGATACCTGGCTTATCTGGAAAATGACCCAGGGACGCGTTCACGTTACCGACTATACCAACGCCTCGCGTACCATGCTGTTCAATATCCACGAGCTGGACTGGGATGACAAAATGCTCGACGCGCTGGATATCCCGCGCGCCATGCTGCCGGAAGTACGTAAATCTTCCGAAGTGTACGGCCAGACCAACATCGGCGGTAAAGGCGGTACCCGTATTCCGATCGCCGGCATCGCGGGCGACCAGCAGGCGGCGCTGTTTGGCCAGCTGTGCGTCAAAGAGGGTATGGCGAAAAACACCTACGGTACCGGCTGCTTTATGCTGATGAATACCGGCGAGAAAGCGGTGGCGTCAACCCACGGCCTGCTGACGACTATCGCCTGCGGTCCGCGCGGCGAAGTAAACTATGCGCTGGAAGGCGCGGTGTTTATGGCTGGCGCCTCCATCCAGTGGCTGCGCGATGAGATGAAGTTAATTAGCGACGCGTTCGACTCCGAATATTTCGCCACTAAAGTGAAGGATACCAACGGCGTGTACGTGGTTCCGGCGTTTACCGGCCTTGGCGCGCCTTACTGGGATCCGTATGCCCGCGGCGCAATCTTCGGCCTGACCCGCGGCGTGAACTCCAACCATATTATTCGCGCCACTCTGGAGTCGATTGCCTATCAGACCCGCGATGTGCTGGAAGCGATGCAGGCTGACTCCGGGATCCGTCTGCACGCCCTGCGCGTTGACGGCGGCGCGGTAGCCAACAACTTCCTGATGCAGTTCCAGTCCGATATTCTCGGCACCCGCGTGGAGCGCCCGGAAGTGCGCGAAGTCACCGCGCTGGGCGCGGCCTATCTGGCCGGTCTGGCAGTGGGCTTCTGGCAGAATCTGGATGAGCTACAGGAGAAAGCGGTTATCGAGCGTGAATTCCGTCCGGGAATTGAAACCACCGAGCGTAACTATCGCTACAGCGGCTGGAAAAAAGCGGTGAAACGCGCGCTGGCGTGGGAAGAGCACGACGAGGCGTAA
- the zapB gene encoding septal ring assembly protein ZapB, with amino-acid sequence MTMSLEVFEKLESKVQQAIDTITLLQMEIEELKEKNNTLAQEVQSAQHSREELERENGQLKEQQQGWQDRLQALLGRMEEV; translated from the coding sequence ATGACGATGTCATTAGAAGTTTTTGAGAAATTAGAATCTAAAGTTCAGCAGGCGATTGATACCATCACTCTGTTACAGATGGAAATCGAAGAGCTGAAAGAAAAGAACAACACGCTGGCGCAGGAAGTACAGAGCGCCCAGCATAGCCGTGAAGAGCTTGAGCGTGAAAACGGTCAGCTGAAAGAACAGCAGCAGGGCTGGCAGGATCGTCTGCAGGCGCTGTTGGGCCGCATGGAAGAAGTCTAA
- the gltS gene encoding sodium/glutamate symporter encodes MFHLDTLSTLVAATLVLLLGRKLVQTVPFLKKYTIPEPVAGGLLVALALLVLKKSMDIEIDFDMSLKDPLMLAFFATIGLNANLASLRSGGKVVGTFLIVVVGLLLLQNALGIGMAKLLGLDPLMGLLAGSITLSGGHGTGAAWSKLFVERYGFANATEVAMACATFGLVLGGLIGGPVARYLVKHSSSPDGTPDDQLAPTAFEKPDMGRMITSLVLIESIALIAICLTVGKVVAQLLAGTVFELPTFVCVLFIGVILSNSLSALGLYRVFDRAVSVLGNVSLSLFLAMALMSLKLWELASLALPMIAILAVQTVAMALYAVFVTYRMMGKNYDAAVLAAGHCGFGLGATPTAIANMQAITDRFGPSHMAFLVVPMVGAFFIDIVNALVIKLYMLLPVFGS; translated from the coding sequence ATGTTTCATCTCGATACCTTATCGACGCTCGTTGCCGCAACTCTAGTGTTGCTACTGGGTAGAAAACTCGTTCAAACCGTCCCTTTCCTGAAGAAATACACCATTCCTGAGCCCGTTGCGGGCGGCCTGCTGGTGGCGCTGGCGCTGCTGGTATTAAAGAAAAGCATGGATATCGAAATTGATTTCGATATGAGCCTGAAAGATCCGCTGATGCTGGCATTCTTCGCCACCATCGGCCTGAACGCTAACCTCGCCAGCCTGCGCTCCGGAGGAAAAGTGGTGGGGACGTTCCTGATTGTGGTGGTGGGGCTGCTGCTGCTGCAAAACGCCCTCGGTATCGGCATGGCGAAGCTGCTGGGCCTCGATCCGCTGATGGGGCTGCTGGCCGGTTCGATTACCCTGTCCGGTGGCCACGGTACCGGCGCGGCGTGGAGCAAATTGTTTGTTGAGCGTTATGGATTCGCCAACGCCACCGAAGTGGCAATGGCTTGCGCAACCTTCGGTCTCGTTCTTGGCGGCCTGATCGGCGGGCCAGTGGCGCGTTATCTGGTTAAGCACTCTTCTTCACCGGACGGTACGCCGGACGATCAGCTCGCGCCCACCGCGTTTGAGAAGCCTGATATGGGGCGCATGATCACTTCCCTGGTGCTGATTGAGAGCATCGCGCTGATCGCTATCTGTTTGACCGTAGGTAAGGTCGTTGCGCAACTGCTAGCGGGAACCGTGTTCGAGCTGCCCACCTTCGTTTGTGTACTGTTTATCGGCGTGATCCTGAGTAACAGTCTGTCGGCGCTGGGGCTGTATCGCGTGTTCGATCGCGCGGTGTCGGTGCTGGGTAACGTCAGCCTGTCGCTGTTCCTGGCGATGGCGCTGATGAGCCTGAAGCTGTGGGAGCTGGCGTCGCTGGCGCTGCCGATGATTGCGATTCTGGCTGTGCAGACGGTAGCGATGGCGCTGTATGCGGTGTTTGTGACCTACCGGATGATGGGTAAAAACTACGATGCCGCGGTGCTGGCCGCCGGACACTGTGGTTTCGGACTTGGCGCGACGCCAACGGCGATCGCCAATATGCAGGCGATTACCGACCGTTTTGGTCCGTCGCACATGGCGTTTCTGGTGGTACCGATGGTGGGCGCATTCTTTATCGATATCGTCAACGCGCTGGTGATTAAACTGTATATGCTGCTGCCGGTGTTTGGCTCATAA
- a CDS encoding nucleobase:cation symporter-2 family protein: protein MSVNTAESENAQPVAHKQTSELIYRLEDRPPLPQTLFAAFQHLLAMFVAVITPALLICQALGLPAQDTQHIISMSLFASGVASIIQIKAWGPVGSGLLSIQGTSFNFVAPLIMGGTALKTGGADVPTMMAALFGTLMLASCTEMVLSRVLHLARRIITPLVSGVVVMIIGLSLIQVGLTSIGGGYAAMADNTFGAPKNLLLAGIVLGLIIILNRQRNPYLRIASLVIAMAAGYLAAWLLDMLPANTAPTESSLIMVPTPLYYGLGIDWNLLLPLMLVFMITSLETIGDITATSDVSEQPVSGPLYMKRLKGGVLANGLNSFVSAVFNTFPNSCFGQNNGVIQLTGVASRYVGFIVALMLIVLGLFPAVSGFVQHIPEPVLGGATLVMFGTIAASGVRIVSREPLNRRAILIIALSLAVGLGVSQQPLILQFAPDWLKNLLSSGIAAGGITAIVLNLIFPPEKN from the coding sequence ATGTCCGTTAACACCGCAGAGTCAGAAAATGCGCAACCGGTTGCGCATAAGCAAACCAGCGAATTAATCTACCGCCTTGAAGACCGCCCGCCGCTACCGCAGACCTTGTTCGCCGCCTTCCAGCACCTGCTGGCGATGTTTGTCGCGGTCATCACCCCGGCGTTATTAATCTGCCAGGCGCTGGGCCTTCCGGCTCAGGATACGCAACATATCATCAGCATGTCTCTGTTCGCTTCCGGTGTGGCATCCATTATTCAAATCAAAGCCTGGGGTCCGGTCGGCTCAGGTCTGCTCTCAATTCAGGGCACCAGCTTTAACTTCGTCGCGCCGCTGATTATGGGCGGTACCGCGCTGAAAACCGGCGGTGCCGACGTCCCAACCATGATGGCCGCGCTGTTCGGCACCCTGATGCTGGCCAGCTGTACGGAGATGGTTCTCTCCCGCGTCCTGCATCTCGCCCGCCGCATTATTACTCCGCTGGTATCCGGCGTGGTGGTGATGATTATCGGCCTGTCGCTAATTCAGGTCGGCCTGACCTCTATCGGCGGCGGCTATGCGGCGATGGCTGACAACACCTTCGGCGCGCCGAAAAACTTGCTGTTGGCCGGTATCGTGCTGGGGCTGATTATTATCCTTAACCGTCAGCGCAATCCGTATCTGCGTATCGCTTCGCTGGTTATCGCCATGGCGGCCGGCTACCTGGCGGCATGGTTGCTGGATATGCTGCCGGCCAATACCGCCCCGACGGAAAGCAGCCTGATAATGGTACCCACGCCGCTTTACTACGGACTGGGCATCGACTGGAACCTGCTGCTGCCGTTGATGCTGGTCTTTATGATTACCTCACTGGAAACTATCGGCGATATTACCGCCACCTCTGACGTCTCCGAGCAGCCGGTTTCCGGCCCGCTATATATGAAGCGTCTGAAGGGCGGCGTGCTGGCTAACGGCCTGAACTCATTTGTCTCGGCGGTATTCAACACCTTCCCGAACTCCTGCTTCGGCCAGAACAACGGCGTGATTCAGCTGACCGGCGTCGCCAGCCGCTATGTTGGTTTTATCGTGGCGCTGATGCTGATCGTGCTCGGCCTGTTCCCGGCGGTGAGCGGCTTCGTGCAGCATATTCCTGAGCCGGTGCTCGGCGGCGCGACGCTGGTGATGTTTGGCACCATCGCCGCTTCCGGCGTGCGCATTGTCTCCCGCGAGCCGCTGAACCGCCGCGCGATCCTGATTATCGCCCTGTCGCTGGCCGTTGGTCTTGGCGTTTCCCAGCAGCCGCTGATCCTGCAGTTCGCTCCTGACTGGCTGAAGAATCTGCTCTCCTCCGGTATCGCCGCTGGCGGTATCACGGCGATTGTCCTGAATCTGATTTTCCCGCCAGAGAAAAACTGA
- a CDS encoding MIP/aquaporin family protein, translated as MSQTSTLKGQCIAEFLGTGLLIFFGVGCVAALKVAGASFGQWEISIIWGLGVAMAIYLTAGVSGAHLNPAVTIALWLFACFDGRKVVPFIIAQFAGAFCAAALVYGLYYNLFFDFEHTHNMVRGSVESLELAGIFSTYPNPHINFVQAFAVEMVITAILMGVILALTDDGNGVPRGPLAPLLIGLLIAVIGASMGPLTGFAMNPARDIGPKAFAWLAGWGDVAFTGGKDIPYFLVPLCAPIVGAALGAFCYRKLIGRHLPCDICVVEEKEASSPSSTQHKASL; from the coding sequence ATGAGCCAAACATCAACACTAAAAGGCCAGTGCATCGCAGAGTTCCTCGGTACCGGGTTGTTGATCTTTTTCGGCGTTGGGTGCGTCGCTGCGCTCAAGGTCGCGGGAGCCAGCTTCGGTCAATGGGAAATCAGCATTATCTGGGGCCTGGGCGTCGCTATGGCGATTTACCTGACCGCAGGGGTTTCCGGTGCGCACCTTAACCCGGCGGTTACCATAGCATTATGGCTGTTCGCCTGCTTCGACGGTCGTAAAGTTGTTCCTTTTATTATTGCGCAATTCGCTGGCGCCTTTTGCGCTGCGGCTTTAGTTTACGGGCTTTATTACAATCTTTTCTTCGATTTCGAACATACCCACAATATGGTGCGCGGTAGCGTCGAAAGTCTTGAGCTGGCAGGTATTTTCTCTACTTACCCGAACCCACATATCAATTTTGTGCAGGCCTTCGCGGTAGAAATGGTGATTACCGCTATCCTGATGGGCGTCATTCTGGCGCTGACCGACGATGGCAACGGTGTGCCGCGTGGCCCGCTGGCGCCGCTGCTGATTGGTCTACTGATCGCCGTTATCGGCGCATCTATGGGCCCGCTGACCGGCTTTGCCATGAACCCGGCGCGTGATATCGGACCTAAAGCCTTTGCCTGGCTGGCAGGCTGGGGCGACGTCGCCTTTACCGGCGGCAAAGATATTCCTTATTTCCTGGTGCCGCTGTGTGCGCCAATCGTCGGTGCTGCGCTGGGCGCATTCTGCTACCGCAAGCTGATTGGCCGCCACCTGCCTTGCGACATCTGCGTTGTCGAAGAGAAAGAGGCGTCATCCCCCTCTTCGACGCAACACAAAGCTTCGCTGTAA
- a CDS encoding MFS transporter, giving the protein MKLSIVEKIGFGAGDMAINVVIIAMQLLLAYFYTDIYGLSAADVGVLFVVVRMIDAIIDPAMGVLTDKLNTRWGRYRPWLLWFAIPFGFAVYLMFITPDMAYMAKLAWAYGTYILMTLVYTAITIPYISMIGVITSDPVERLSANGYRFVMTKIAAFLVTIVVPMLAVWLGQGNKALGYQFSMGLMGAMGAVLFIFCFLTTRERSEPEITSLSVGKQFKYLLRNDQWIILGVVILLLMCGYVIRGSVAAYYAKYYLNGGDSLISPFLTTGVIASILAMIATTWITKFWDKIKMFRYTQIITFILSALMYFSVGRENLVLAFAFYFLINFFCDMQMPVFWSSIAEAVDYGEKKTGLRVSGLAFGGILFFQKFGMGIAGGILGFLLSHFGYQADVEQSARSLTGIALMMTLIPALFHLAVGLLMKKYLINNEYYRDIQLALAQKKA; this is encoded by the coding sequence ATGAAACTTTCTATTGTGGAAAAGATCGGCTTCGGCGCAGGGGACATGGCGATAAACGTTGTGATTATCGCCATGCAGCTGCTGCTCGCCTATTTCTATACCGATATCTACGGCCTGAGCGCCGCTGATGTTGGCGTACTGTTCGTGGTTGTGCGGATGATCGATGCGATTATCGATCCGGCCATGGGCGTTCTTACCGATAAGCTGAATACGCGCTGGGGACGTTATCGCCCGTGGCTGCTGTGGTTTGCAATCCCTTTTGGCTTCGCCGTTTATTTGATGTTTATCACGCCTGATATGGCTTATATGGCCAAGCTGGCATGGGCCTATGGCACCTATATTCTGATGACCCTGGTCTATACCGCGATAACCATTCCTTATATTTCGATGATTGGCGTAATCACCAGCGACCCCGTCGAGCGCTTAAGCGCAAACGGCTATCGCTTTGTGATGACTAAGATTGCCGCTTTTCTGGTGACTATCGTTGTGCCGATGCTCGCCGTCTGGTTGGGGCAGGGCAACAAGGCGCTGGGCTACCAGTTTTCAATGGGTCTGATGGGCGCGATGGGCGCCGTGTTGTTTATCTTCTGTTTTCTCACCACGCGTGAACGCAGCGAGCCAGAAATTACCTCGCTCTCGGTGGGGAAGCAGTTTAAGTATCTGTTACGTAACGATCAGTGGATTATTCTCGGCGTTGTTATTTTACTGTTGATGTGCGGTTATGTTATTCGCGGTTCCGTCGCGGCTTATTATGCTAAGTATTATCTGAACGGTGGCGATAGCCTGATTTCACCCTTCCTGACCACCGGCGTCATCGCTTCTATTCTGGCGATGATCGCCACCACATGGATAACCAAGTTCTGGGATAAAATTAAGATGTTCCGCTACACCCAGATTATTACTTTTATCCTGAGCGCGCTGATGTATTTCTCCGTCGGGCGTGAAAACCTTGTCCTGGCGTTTGCGTTCTATTTTCTTATTAATTTCTTCTGCGATATGCAAATGCCGGTGTTCTGGTCTTCTATCGCTGAAGCGGTAGATTACGGAGAAAAGAAAACCGGGCTGCGCGTTTCCGGACTCGCGTTTGGCGGCATCCTCTTCTTCCAGAAGTTTGGTATGGGCATCGCGGGAGGCATTCTTGGATTTCTGCTGAGTCACTTTGGCTATCAGGCCGATGTTGAACAGAGCGCACGTTCTCTCACCGGCATTGCGCTGATGATGACGCTCATTCCTGCCCTGTTCCACCTTGCGGTGGGGCTGCTAATGAAAAAATATCTGATTAATAACGAGTATTACCGTGATATTCAGCTCGCCCTTGCGCAGAAAAAGGCATAA
- a CDS encoding CDP-diacylglycerol diphosphatase: MRRVQYLLLALLVAAVAAIAGGYYWLHSGNRDALRKIVLQQCVPNQQQNHNPAPCAEVNLKGGYVLFKDRNGPLQYLLMPTYRINGTESPLLLEPQTPDFFWQAWQGRAIMSQQHGSTVADDAVSLAINSRSGRTQNHFHIHISCLRPDVRKQLDNEAAAISSRWLPLPGGLMGHEYLARRVTETELAQRSPFLMLAEEVPEAREHMGRFALAMAKQSDGSLVLLATERNLLTLNRASAEEIQDHSCAILASR; encoded by the coding sequence ATGCGAAGAGTACAATACCTTTTATTAGCGCTGCTGGTGGCGGCTGTGGCGGCGATCGCCGGCGGCTACTACTGGCTTCATTCCGGCAACCGCGACGCGTTGCGTAAAATTGTTCTGCAACAGTGCGTTCCCAATCAACAGCAGAATCACAATCCCGCGCCCTGTGCGGAAGTGAACCTTAAGGGCGGCTATGTGCTGTTTAAAGACCGCAATGGTCCGCTGCAGTATCTGCTGATGCCGACTTACCGCATTAACGGTACCGAAAGCCCGCTGCTGCTGGAGCCTCAGACGCCTGACTTCTTCTGGCAGGCCTGGCAGGGGCGCGCCATCATGAGCCAGCAGCATGGCTCCACCGTGGCGGATGACGCGGTCTCGCTGGCCATCAACTCGCGCAGCGGACGCACGCAAAATCATTTCCATATTCATATCTCCTGCCTGCGGCCCGATGTTCGTAAGCAGCTGGATAACGAAGCCGCCGCCATCAGCAGCCGCTGGTTGCCGCTGCCCGGTGGGCTCATGGGCCACGAATATCTGGCCCGCCGCGTAACCGAAACGGAGCTGGCGCAGCGCAGCCCGTTCCTGATGCTCGCTGAAGAGGTGCCGGAAGCGCGCGAGCATATGGGTCGTTTTGCGCTGGCGATGGCGAAGCAGAGCGATGGCTCGTTGGTGCTGCTGGCGACCGAGCGTAACCTGCTGACCCTCAATCGGGCATCGGCGGAAGAGATTCAGGACCATAGCTGCGCCATTCTGGCATCCCGTTAA
- a CDS encoding sulfate ABC transporter substrate-binding protein — protein MNKWGVGLTLLLASASVLAKDIQLLNVSYDPTRELYEQYNKAFSAHWKQETGDNVVIRQSHGGSGKQATSVINGIEADVVTLALAYDVDAIAERGRIDKNWLKRLPDNSAPYTSTIVFLVRKGNPKQIHDWNDLVKPGVSVITPNPKSSGGARWNYLAAWGYALHQNNGDQAKAQEFVKALFKNVEVLDSGARGATNTFVERGIGDVLIAWENEALLATNELGKDKFEIVTPSESILAEPTVSVVDKVVDKKGTRQVAEAYLKYLYSPEGQEIAAKNFYRPRDPEIAKKYADEFPKLKLFTIDDVFGGWTKAQKEHFSNGGTFDQINQR, from the coding sequence ATGAATAAGTGGGGCGTGGGGTTAACTCTGTTGCTGGCATCCGCCAGCGTTCTGGCAAAAGACATTCAGCTATTAAACGTTTCTTACGATCCGACGCGCGAGCTGTACGAACAGTACAACAAAGCGTTTAGCGCGCACTGGAAGCAAGAAACCGGCGACAATGTGGTGATTCGTCAGTCACACGGCGGATCCGGTAAACAGGCGACTTCGGTAATCAACGGCATTGAAGCCGATGTGGTCACCCTGGCGCTGGCTTATGACGTCGATGCGATTGCCGAGCGTGGCCGAATCGACAAAAACTGGCTGAAGCGTCTGCCGGATAACTCCGCGCCGTATACCTCAACTATCGTGTTCCTCGTGCGCAAAGGCAACCCGAAGCAGATTCATGACTGGAATGATCTGGTTAAACCCGGTGTGTCGGTGATTACCCCGAACCCGAAAAGCTCTGGCGGCGCGCGCTGGAATTATCTGGCGGCCTGGGGCTACGCTCTGCATCAGAACAACGGCGACCAGGCCAAGGCCCAGGAGTTCGTGAAGGCGCTGTTTAAGAACGTTGAAGTGCTGGATTCCGGCGCCCGTGGCGCCACCAACACCTTTGTAGAACGCGGAATTGGCGATGTGCTGATCGCCTGGGAAAACGAAGCCCTGCTGGCGACCAATGAGCTGGGTAAAGATAAGTTCGAAATCGTGACCCCGAGCGAATCAATTCTGGCCGAGCCGACCGTTTCCGTGGTTGATAAAGTGGTCGATAAAAAGGGGACCCGTCAGGTCGCGGAAGCGTACCTGAAGTATCTCTACTCGCCGGAAGGCCAGGAGATTGCGGCGAAGAACTTCTATCGTCCGCGCGATCCTGAAATCGCGAAAAAATACGCGGATGAGTTCCCGAAACTGAAGCTGTTCACCATCGATGACGTGTTTGGCGGCTGGACTAAGGCGCAGAAAGAGCACTTCTCTAACGGTGGAACTTTCGACCAGATTAACCAGCGTTAA